A window of the Cannabis sativa cultivar Pink pepper isolate KNU-18-1 chromosome X, ASM2916894v1, whole genome shotgun sequence genome harbors these coding sequences:
- the LOC133031792 gene encoding uncharacterized protein LOC133031792, whose amino-acid sequence MGEVLLFMEDLKSSYVISHCRICHEEEFENSSTLEAPCACSGTVKFAHRDCIQRWCNEKGNTTCEICLHNYEPGYTAPPKISPLIEAAVTIRDSLQIPRREEERGRRGGSSVGVRAENDHSQCTSAADRSASCCRRLALLFTMILLVRHLFAILNGGLEEYPFTLVTILILRTSGIVLPMFVLVRTITAVQNSIKRHYQDFDNVDSSTFDGDEEDELYQHLV is encoded by the exons atggGAGAAGTACTACTGTTTATGGAGGATTTGAAATCAAGTTATGTAATTTCACACTGTAGAATCTGCCACGAAGAAGAATTTGAAAATTCTTCCACCTTGGAAGCTCCTTGTGCTTGCTCTGGAACTGTTAAG TTTGCTCATAGAGATTGTATACAGAGATGGTGTAACGAGAAAGGGAATACAACCTGTGAAATATGTCTTCAT AATTATGAACCAGGGTACACAGCACCTCCAAAAATTTCTCCTCTAATTGAAGCAGCAGTAACCATTAG AGATAGTTTACAAATTcctagaagagaagaagaaagggGAAGAAGAGGTGGCAGCAGCGTGGGAGTGAGGGCGGAAAACGACCACTCTCAATGCACGTCCGCCGCGGATAGAAGCGCGTCTTGCTGTCGTAGGCTGGCTCTACTT TTTACTATGATTTTGCTTGTGAGACATCTCTTTGCTATTCTTAATGGTGGACTAGAAGAATACCCTTTTACTCTTGTTACA ATACTTATTTTAAGGACTAGTGGCATTGTACTACCAATGTTTGTATTAGTTCGAACAATCACAGCAGTTCAAAATAGCATCAAAAGACATTATCAG GATTTTGATAATGTTGACTCCTCAACCTTTGATGGAGACGAAGAAGATGAATTGTACCAACACTTAGTTTAA